GGACCGGGCTGACCCGCATCGCGGCCAGCAGGGTGCCCCAGATCAGGGAGCCGACAGCGGACAGGGCGGTGAGTTTCACCGTCATCCAGAACGCCCCGAGGACGTCATAACCTTCTAGAAAGTCGAACACGATCTCCCGCGCTTCCGGGTGTGTGGCGTGTGTGTGGCGTACGTGGACGGGCGCGGCGCGCCGCCGCCCTGATCGCGGCGGGCGGCGGCGCGCCGGTGCGTGCCTGCGTTACTTGACGATGACGCCGATCTTCGGGGCGGGCTCGTTCTTGTAGCCGGCCGGGCCGAAGTTCTTGTCGACCGCCTTCTGCCAGGAGCCGTCGCTGACCATCTTCTCGAGAGCGGTGTTCACCTTGTTCACGGTCGCGGTGTCGCCCTTCTTCACACCGATGCCGTAGTTCTCGTTGCTCAGCTTGAGGCCGGCGAGCTTGAACTGGCCCTTGTACTTGTCCTGGGCGGCGAAGCCCGCCAGGATCGAGTCGTCCGTGGTCAGCGCGTCGACGGCACCGCTCTGGAGGGCGGCGATGCACTCCGAGTAGCCGGCCTGCTGCTTCAGCTGGGCCTTCGGGGCGAAGTCGTCCTTGACGTTCTGCGCCGAGGTCGAGCCGGTCACGGAGCACAGCTTCTCGCCGTTGAGGTCCGTGGCCTCGCTGATCTTGGAGTCCTTCTTCACCAGCAGGTCCTGGTGGGCCAGCAGGTACGGGCCGGCGAAGTCCACCTTCTGCTTGCGCTCGTCGGTGATGGAGTAGGTGGCCGCGATGAGCTTCACGTCCTCACGGGCGAGGGCGTTCTCACGGTCGGCGCTCTTGGTCTCGACCCACTCGATCTGGTTCGCGTCGTAGCCGAGCTGCTTGGCCACGTACGTCGCCACGTCCACGTCGAAGCCGGAGAAGGAGCCGTCGGGCTCCTTCAGACCGAGGCCGGGCTGGTCGTACTTGATACCGATCTTGATCTTGCCGCCACCGCCGGAACCCGAGCCGGAGCTGTCGTCGTTGCTGTCGCCGCCGCAGGCGGTCGCGGACAGGGCGAGGGCGAGGACGGCGGCCGAGGCGGCGGTGACCTTGCGGAGCTTCATGGTGAACATCCTTTGGGTGGTGAAGAGATGAGGGCCGTCGGTGGTCGATCCGGGTGGCACGTCAGTGGTGCAGGATCTTCGACAGGAAGTCCTTGGCACGGTCGCTGCGC
This portion of the Streptomyces canus genome encodes:
- a CDS encoding glutamate ABC transporter substrate-binding protein, translating into MKLRKVTAASAAVLALALSATACGGDSNDDSSGSGSGGGGKIKIGIKYDQPGLGLKEPDGSFSGFDVDVATYVAKQLGYDANQIEWVETKSADRENALAREDVKLIAATYSITDERKQKVDFAGPYLLAHQDLLVKKDSKISEATDLNGEKLCSVTGSTSAQNVKDDFAPKAQLKQQAGYSECIAALQSGAVDALTTDDSILAGFAAQDKYKGQFKLAGLKLSNENYGIGVKKGDTATVNKVNTALEKMVSDGSWQKAVDKNFGPAGYKNEPAPKIGVIVK